A stretch of Mastomys coucha isolate ucsf_1 unplaced genomic scaffold, UCSF_Mcou_1 pScaffold3, whole genome shotgun sequence DNA encodes these proteins:
- the Ly6g6f gene encoding lymphocyte antigen 6 complex locus protein G6f, producing the protein MAMVVFLLLFLCGHPQAAADSIQTIYVASGESAEMPCPSPPSLLDGQLLTWFRSPAAGSSTILVAQVQVDRPVSDLLKPEPDSRFKLLRNYSLLLEGSRDEDAGRYWCTVMGQNHKYQNWRVYDISVVKGSQFSVKAPDGPSCSALLCSVVPARRLDSVTWLEGRNPVRGHAQYFWGEGAALLVVCPTEGLSETRGRRLRTIRCLMPQNKRFSFSLAAPSAEPSPTVCAPLPSGDMPWILVLLFTAGQGVTIIVLSIVIWRRRRARGSQDREPSIPHFKPEVQVYENIHLARLSPPTHKTG; encoded by the exons ATGGCAATGGTAGtattcctcctcctgttcctgtgTGGGCACCCCCAGGCTGCTGCAG aCAGCATCCAGACCATCTATGTAGCCTCAGGGGAGTCAGCGGAGATGCCGTGTCCTTCACCCCCCTCTCTACTTGATGGCCAGCTTCTGACCTGGTTCCGCAGCCCTGCAGCAGGCTCCTCCACCATCTTGGTGGCCCAGGTCCAAGTAGACAGGCCGGTCTCAGACCTCCTGAAACCTGAACCTGATTCCAGGTTCAAACTCCTTAGAAATTATTCCTTGTTGCTGGAGGGGTCCAGGGATGAAGACGCCGGTCGGTACTGGTGCACCGTGATGGGCCAGAACCACAAGTACCAGAACTGGAGGGTGTATGATATCTCCGTGGTCAAAG GATCCCAGTTCTCCGTGAAGGCTCCAGATGGACCCTCCTGCTCTGCCCTCCTGTGCTCCGTGGTCCCTGCCAGGCGTCTGGACTCTGTGACCTGGCTAGAGGGAAGGAATCCTGTGAGAGGACACGCTCAGTACTTCTGGGGAGAAGGGGCTGCTCTGCTCGTGGTGTGTCCCACGGAGGGGCTTTCTGAGACCAGGGGCCGTAGGCTGAGGACCATCCGCTGCCTTATGCCTCAGAACAAGAGATTCAGCTTTAGCCTGGCAG CACCTTCCGCAGAACCTTCACCCACTGTTTGTGCCCCTCTCCCGAGCGGGGACATGCCCTGGATACTGGTGCTGTTGTTCACAGCAGGCCAAGGGGTCACCATCATAGTTCTCAGCATAGTGATCTGGAGGCGGCGGAGGGCCCGAGGGTCTCAGGACAGAG AACCCTCAATTCCTCACTTCAAACCTGAAGTCCAGGTCTATGAGAACATCCACTTGGCCCGCCTTAG CCCGCCCACCCACAAGACCGGGTGA
- the LOC116075176 gene encoding lymphocyte antigen 6G6e-like, producing the protein MGLSRAFLGVLFLSGTLGLTTSPSRGRLRCYTCNFAKPCYPVPTECQEGEVCGVSVGTSEQKEDVIERKGCLPRAQCPLLGHATYWSRSYALRHQCCEQDLCNAAGSQRPPSLPLIMTLLPLSAIFGWGAHIFL; encoded by the exons ATGGGCCTGTCCCGCGCCTTCCTTGGCGTCCTGTTCCTCTCCGGGACACTGG GTCTCACCACTTCCCCAAGCAGAGGAAGGCTCCGCTGTTACACCTGCAACTTTGCCAAGCCCTGCTACCCTGTTCCCACGGAGTGTCAAGAGGGCGAGGTGTGTGGCGTCAGTGTTGGCACCTCAG AGCAAAAGGAGGATGTCATCGAGAGGAAAGGCTGCCTCCCAAGAGcccagtgccctctgctgggcCATGCGACCTACTGGTCACGGTCCTATGCTCTCCGGCACCAGTGCTGTGAGCAGGATCTATGCAATGCTGCTGGCTCACAGCGGCCCCCCAGCCTTCCCCTCATAATGACTCTGCTACCCCTTTCGGCCATCTTCGGCTGGGGAGCACACATCTTCCTTTAG